A single region of the Streptomyces sp. NBC_01262 genome encodes:
- a CDS encoding LamB/YcsF family protein — MSEPEPLIDLNADLGEGFGRWRLTDDEALLAVVTSANVACGFHAGDAATMRRVCALAAEHGVAIGAQVSYRDLAGFGRRSMDVPPDELAAEVAYQIGALEVFARAAGARVAYVKPHGALYNRAVHDQEQAAAVVEGVLLAGENLPVLGLPGSRLHEAAGKAGLPVVAEAFADRAYTAAGTLVSRREEGAVVTDPDAVVERSVGIARSGQVLSHCGQRIIIRARSLCLHGDTAGAAGLARRVRSGLEAAGVRVEAFA; from the coding sequence ATGTCCGAGCCCGAGCCGCTCATCGACCTCAACGCCGATCTCGGCGAAGGCTTCGGCCGCTGGCGGCTGACCGACGACGAGGCGCTGCTCGCGGTCGTGACCAGCGCGAATGTCGCCTGTGGTTTCCACGCCGGGGACGCCGCGACGATGCGCCGGGTCTGCGCGCTCGCGGCGGAGCACGGTGTGGCGATCGGCGCCCAGGTCTCGTACCGGGATCTGGCCGGTTTCGGGCGGCGGTCGATGGACGTGCCGCCGGACGAGCTGGCCGCGGAGGTGGCGTACCAGATCGGCGCGTTGGAGGTCTTCGCCCGGGCGGCGGGGGCGCGCGTGGCGTATGTGAAGCCGCACGGCGCCCTGTACAACCGCGCCGTGCACGACCAGGAGCAGGCCGCCGCCGTGGTCGAGGGGGTGCTGCTGGCCGGGGAGAACCTGCCCGTCCTCGGGCTGCCGGGCTCGCGGCTGCACGAGGCCGCGGGGAAGGCCGGGCTGCCGGTGGTGGCGGAGGCGTTCGCCGACCGCGCGTACACCGCCGCCGGGACTCTGGTGTCCCGGCGGGAGGAGGGCGCGGTGGTCACCGACCCGGATGCCGTGGTCGAGCGGTCGGTCGGCATCGCCAGGTCCGGGCAGGTGCTCTCGCACTGCGGGCAGCGGATCATCATAAGGGCCAGGTCGCTGTGCCTGCACGGCGACACCGCCGGCGCCGCCGGGCTCGCCCGCCGGGTGCGGTCGGGCCTGGAGGCGGCGGGCGTACGGGTGGAGGCCTTCGCGTGA
- a CDS encoding putative hydro-lyase, with protein MTVSDRPATTSPGLARERFRAGLSTPTAGWAPGYTQANLISVPGDWADEVLLFCRRNPKPCPVLDVTRPGSWSTPLAPGADLRTDIPRYRVWENGELVDEPTDATAHWRDDLVSLLIGCSFTFESALAHAGVPLRHAEQGRNVAMYVTNRQCRPAGRLSGPLVVSMRPVPDTLVAIARRVSGTMPDVHGSPIHTGDPAALGIRSLAHPDFGDPVHPEPGDVPMFWACGVTLQAAVMTSRPPFAITHAPGQMLVTDVRDEEYRVAG; from the coding sequence ATGACCGTCAGCGACCGGCCCGCGACCACGAGCCCCGGCCTGGCACGCGAGCGCTTCCGCGCGGGCCTGTCGACCCCCACCGCCGGATGGGCACCGGGCTACACCCAGGCCAACCTCATCTCCGTGCCCGGCGACTGGGCCGATGAGGTACTGCTCTTCTGCCGCCGCAACCCCAAGCCCTGTCCCGTGCTCGACGTCACCCGCCCCGGCTCCTGGAGCACGCCCCTGGCCCCGGGCGCCGACCTGCGCACCGACATCCCGCGCTACCGCGTCTGGGAGAACGGCGAACTGGTCGACGAGCCCACCGACGCGACCGCCCACTGGCGGGACGACCTGGTCTCCCTCCTCATCGGGTGCAGCTTCACCTTCGAATCCGCCCTTGCGCATGCCGGAGTCCCGCTGCGCCACGCCGAGCAGGGCCGCAACGTCGCGATGTACGTGACGAATCGTCAGTGCCGTCCCGCCGGACGGCTCAGCGGGCCGCTCGTCGTCTCCATGCGCCCCGTCCCCGACACCCTGGTCGCCATCGCCCGCCGGGTCAGCGGAACCATGCCCGACGTCCACGGCAGCCCCATCCACACCGGCGACCCCGCCGCCCTGGGCATCCGCTCCCTCGCCCACCCGGACTTCGGCGACCCGGTCCACCCCGAACCCGGCGACGTGCCCATGTTCTGGGCCTGTGGGGTCACCCTCCAGGCCGCCGTGATGACCTCGCGGCCGCCGTTCGCGATCACGCACGCGCCCGGCCAGATGCTGGTCACCGACGTACGTGACGAGGAGTACCGCGTGGCAGGCTGA
- a CDS encoding GntR family transcriptional regulator: MLDRLREASSRQERTSVAEWAAGVLRDGITEGLFPPGERLPEDALGGVMKVSRNTLREAFRLLTHERLVVHELNRGVFVRVLETEDLRDIYRVRRLIEGAALRSLGEPPYPLEALEQAVAEGRKAAQEGRWRDVGTANIGFHKAIVALAGSPRTDELMRSILAELRLVFHVMADPRAFHEPYVDRNQEILRTLQADDAAGAARLLAAYLDDSERQLVQRYAGRTGAPGSPG, from the coding sequence ATGCTCGACAGGCTCCGGGAAGCCAGCTCGCGGCAGGAGCGCACCAGCGTCGCGGAGTGGGCCGCCGGTGTGCTGCGCGACGGCATCACCGAAGGACTCTTCCCGCCCGGCGAACGGCTTCCCGAGGACGCCCTCGGCGGGGTCATGAAGGTCTCCCGCAACACCCTGCGCGAGGCGTTCCGGCTGCTCACCCACGAGCGGCTGGTCGTCCACGAGCTCAACCGGGGGGTCTTCGTACGGGTCCTGGAGACCGAGGACCTCCGGGACATCTACCGGGTCCGCCGGCTCATCGAAGGCGCCGCCCTGCGCTCCCTCGGGGAGCCGCCCTACCCTCTGGAAGCCCTGGAACAGGCTGTCGCCGAGGGCCGCAAGGCCGCCCAGGAAGGGCGCTGGCGCGATGTCGGCACCGCCAACATCGGCTTCCACAAGGCGATCGTGGCCCTGGCCGGCAGCCCGCGCACCGATGAGCTGATGCGCAGCATTCTGGCCGAACTTCGACTGGTGTTCCACGTGATGGCCGATCCGCGCGCCTTCCACGAGCCCTACGTCGACCGCAACCAGGAGATACTGCGCACCCTCCAGGCGGACGACGCCGCTGGTGCGGCCCGGCTGCTGGCCGCCTACCTGGACGACTCGGAGCGCCAGCTCGTCCAGCGCTACGCGGGCCGGACCGGCGCACCCGGCTCACCCGGCTGA
- the pxpB gene encoding 5-oxoprolinase subunit PxpB: MRPLPVGEDALLVECASGEEAGALHAELLRRRSEGTLPGVTEIVPAARTVLLCGLAEPRRFATLLAQWDIPPMPPAMRETVEIPVRYDGPDLAEVAAMWGVTAGEVARIHSQARFRVAFCGFAPGFGYLTGLPERYAVPRMATPRTAVPAGSVGLAGAYTGIYPRSSPGGWQLIGTTDAVLWDPAREPAALLAPGTPVRFVADGAL, translated from the coding sequence GTGAGGCCGCTGCCGGTCGGCGAGGACGCGCTGCTCGTCGAATGCGCCTCGGGCGAGGAAGCGGGGGCCCTGCACGCCGAGTTGCTGCGGCGGCGTTCCGAGGGGACGCTGCCCGGGGTCACGGAGATCGTGCCGGCCGCCCGGACCGTGCTGCTGTGCGGGCTGGCGGAGCCGCGCCGCTTCGCCACGCTGCTTGCGCAGTGGGACATTCCGCCGATGCCGCCCGCCATGCGCGAGACGGTCGAGATCCCCGTACGGTACGACGGGCCGGATCTGGCCGAGGTGGCCGCGATGTGGGGCGTGACGGCCGGGGAGGTCGCCCGGATCCACTCGCAGGCGCGGTTCAGGGTCGCCTTCTGCGGCTTCGCGCCCGGCTTCGGCTATCTGACGGGCCTGCCCGAGCGGTACGCCGTGCCGCGCATGGCCACGCCGAGGACCGCCGTCCCGGCGGGCTCGGTCGGGCTGGCCGGGGCGTACACCGGGATCTACCCGCGCTCGTCGCCGGGCGGCTGGCAGCTCATCGGGACGACCGACGCCGTGCTGTGGGACCCGGCCAGGGAGCCGGCGGCGCTGCTGGCGCCGGGGACGCCGGTGCGGTTCGTGGCGGACGGTGCACTGTGA
- a CDS encoding MFS transporter, producing the protein MSTTPVTTSPAGDIDEDPGPFDWFRTLGPRGRRAFAGAFGGYALDSYDFFTLPLSMVAIAAYFGLNTGQTGLLATVTLVVSAVGGAVAGVLADRIGRVKALMITVATYAFFTVLCGFAPTYESLLVLRGLQGLGFGGEWAVGAILVAEYASAKHRGRTLAFVQSSWAVGWALAVVVNTTVFELLDPATAWRVMFWTGALPALLVLYVRKNVQDAPDAAAKRLTGRRGNPFASFAEIFKPGLAKTTFFAALLATGVQGGYYTLATWVPAYLKTERGLTVVGTGGYLTVLISGAFCGYLTGGFLTDRLGRKRTIALFAVLSAACVLAFTHLPAGANGVLLALSFPLGFCMSAIFSGFGSFLSELYPTAVRGTGQGFTYNMGRGVGAFFPALVGFMAGSWGVGGALVFGAIGYGIAVIALLGLPETRGRELV; encoded by the coding sequence ATGAGCACGACTCCCGTCACCACGTCCCCGGCCGGCGACATCGACGAAGACCCCGGCCCCTTCGACTGGTTCCGCACGCTCGGCCCGCGCGGCCGCCGCGCCTTCGCCGGCGCGTTCGGCGGCTATGCGCTGGATTCATACGATTTCTTCACGCTGCCGCTGAGCATGGTCGCCATCGCGGCGTACTTCGGGCTCAACACCGGCCAGACCGGCCTGCTGGCCACCGTCACCCTGGTCGTCTCCGCCGTGGGCGGGGCCGTCGCCGGCGTGCTCGCCGACCGCATCGGCCGCGTCAAGGCGCTGATGATCACAGTCGCCACCTACGCCTTCTTCACCGTCCTGTGCGGCTTCGCGCCCACGTACGAGTCGCTCCTGGTCCTGCGCGGTCTCCAGGGGCTGGGCTTCGGCGGCGAATGGGCGGTCGGCGCGATCCTGGTGGCCGAGTACGCCTCCGCCAAACACCGCGGGCGCACGCTGGCCTTCGTCCAGAGCTCCTGGGCGGTCGGCTGGGCCCTCGCGGTGGTCGTCAACACCACGGTCTTCGAGCTGCTCGACCCCGCCACCGCCTGGCGCGTGATGTTCTGGACCGGCGCACTGCCCGCGCTGCTCGTGCTGTACGTACGCAAGAACGTCCAGGACGCGCCCGACGCCGCCGCCAAGCGGCTCACCGGCCGGCGCGGGAACCCCTTCGCCTCGTTCGCCGAGATCTTCAAGCCCGGACTCGCGAAGACCACCTTCTTCGCCGCGCTGCTGGCCACCGGTGTGCAGGGCGGCTACTACACCCTCGCCACCTGGGTCCCGGCCTATCTCAAGACCGAGCGCGGGCTGACGGTGGTCGGCACCGGCGGCTATCTGACCGTCCTCATCTCGGGCGCGTTCTGCGGCTATCTGACCGGTGGGTTCCTCACCGACCGGCTGGGCCGCAAGAGGACCATCGCCCTGTTCGCGGTCCTGTCCGCCGCCTGCGTCCTGGCCTTCACCCACCTGCCCGCCGGGGCCAACGGCGTTCTGCTGGCGCTGAGTTTCCCGCTCGGCTTCTGCATGTCGGCCATCTTCAGCGGCTTCGGCTCCTTCCTCAGCGAGCTCTACCCGACCGCCGTGCGCGGCACCGGACAGGGCTTCACCTACAACATGGGCCGCGGTGTCGGCGCCTTCTTCCCGGCCCTGGTCGGCTTCATGGCCGGCAGCTGGGGCGTCGGCGGGGCCCTGGTGTTCGGCGCCATCGGCTACGGGATCGCCGTCATCGCCCTGCTCGGGCTGCCGGAGACCCGCGGCCGCGAACTGGTCTGA